Within Corvus cornix cornix isolate S_Up_H32 chromosome Z, ASM73873v5, whole genome shotgun sequence, the genomic segment TTGTTTCTGGGCAGCACTGGAAAAAGTCTGGCACTCTTGTCCTGATACCCacctttgaaatatttcagtgtgttGATGcgatcccctctcagtcttctccagactaaacaggcccagctcccacggtctctcctcataagagagatgctccagacccctgatcatccttgtggccctcagctggaccctctccagtaaCTCCTTGtctctcctgtgctgaggagcccagaactgcgcacagaactccaggtgtggcctcactagGGCCAAGTAGAGGGggaggatcacctccctcaacctgctgacCACACTCTTCccaatgcaccccaggatgacattggccctcctggccacaagggcactgccagctcatggacagcttgtgaTCCACCCAGAgtcccaggtccttctccacagggctgctctgtaggaggtcagccccagcctgctggcacttggggctgctcctccccaggtgcaggacctgaCACTTGCCCTTGTTGAGCCTCATCAGGTTTCTCTCTGCCCACCCCTCCAGCTGATCCAGGTCCCACAGAATGGCAGCAGAGCCTTCAGGTGGGTCAGCCACTCCCCCCAGTTTAGTGTCaccagcaaacttgctgagggtgcaaTTGATCCCTTCCTCCAGGTGTTTGATAAACAAGTTGAATAAGATTGGTCCCAGTATTGATCCCTGGAGAATACCACAGACTGGTGTTCAGGCCTCCAGCTGGACTCTGTTCCACTGATGACAACCCTCTGAGTtctgccattcagccagttcTTGATTCACCTCACTGTCCATTCATCTAACCCACATCTCCTGAGCTTACCTGCAAGGATGTTATGGGAGACActgtcaaaagccttgctgaacTCAAGATATGCACCATCCACTGCTTTTCCCTCATCGACCCATCCTGCCATCACAGAAGTCTCTCAGATTGGTCCTACATGATTTGCCTTCAGTGAATCCATCCTGACTACTCCTGTGCTCCTGATGACCTTCTTGTCTTCAACTTTTTGATGATCTCCAGAATGATCTATTACATCACCTTTCCAGGAACTGAGGTGAGGCTGGCTGGCTGGTAGTTTCCCAAGTCTCCTTACTGTTTTTGAAGATTGGAATGACATTGGCCTTTGTTGAGTCATCAGGCACTTCTCCAtgatttttcaaagatgatggagagcagcagagcaacaACATCCGCCAGCTCTCTCAGCACCCTTTGGTACATCCCATCAGAGCCCATGGATTTATGGTTTTAAGCCCAGCTGATCTCTAACGCAGACCTCAACAGCCAAGGGGAAGCCTTCCTTTCTCCAGTCTTTCTCTCATACCTCTGAGATCTGGGACTTCTGAGGGCAGTCTCAGCAGTAAAGAcaggcaaagaaggcattcagTAATTTTGCCTTCTCTATGTCTTCCATCACCAGAACACCCATCTGATTGAGCAGTGGCCCTGCATTTTCCCTaatctttcttttgctgctgataAACTTGTAGAAGCCTTTCTTGTTGTCCTTGATAACCCTTGGCGGACTCAATTCCAAGTAGGCCTTGGCCTTCCTCATTGTATCCTTTCAACTCTGATGATGTTCCTATAGTCCTCTATCATGGTTTAGCACAGCTTGGGTGTGCATCCTGAGATGCTGTGATTccgggggggggaggggggagggtgCTGGCTGTGATCGTTTAGGGAATACACATCgtaaagtcaccccaagacatcCTCCTATGTGGTCTGTCCCTTCTTCCGCATGACACACATTTCTCTTGTGTTTGAGATTTGCTAGGAGTTCCATGCTCATCCATGCTGGTCTCCTACCCCCTTTGCCCAATTTCTTTGTCATGGGGATACACTGGCCTAGAGCTTGGAGTACTTTTAAGCAATGTTGCAAAAGTAGGTGGCAGGAACAAGTAAGAATTATGTTTTGCCAGCAGATTCAAGAAGGCAAAACCTGCATTTAGTATTTTAGTGTTCTTCCATTACTATGCTGTGGCTGGCTCTTGATTTTATTAGGCACATAGCTGTTTTGACAAGTGAAATGGAATTCTCTTGCTCATTAGAGCTGCTGATGCTTTTTAACATTTACGGCTACTTTTACGGCAGATTTGGATGAAAAGAACAAGAGAAGTTGctgacatttcttttaatttcttaatatttttcaggaCTGCATATTACACAGGAGTCTCATTGGTGATCTGAAAGCATTCGTAGATAAATATGGGTTTGATGTACTTGTCATTCTGGCCAACTGCTTGTCAGAtgagaagcaaacaaaacaacaaatagCAGTATACTCAGAAAATGTAGAGCTAGGCAATCAAGTAAGTACCTGGAAAAAGAATCAgatgttttttctgaaaaaagatgttggggtttttttaagtagtcTATATCAAGGTGTTGATTAATTAAGTGAGGTAAAAATGTAGCAACAGTTGACCAGCAACTGACCAACTATTTGAAATGGCTGAATTATTTATATGATACTGAATGAAAGATTATGGTATTTGGTATTGCTTCAGACCAAGCTAATAGAAAAAGATTATGAGAAATACCGAAAGAGGCaaaatttttcagttcagttaaaatgttgttttggtttttccccccccttgTTTTGGCTTGGGTTTGTATTGTGGTTTACACAAATGTGTCTTCGGCAATGAGTGATAAGCGGACACCTTGTAAATGGTAATGACCAGAACTCATACATGTATATGTTATTCCTAAAGAATTCaagctctgaaagaaaaaaattattacaattGTGAACATTTTTCCAGAGCTAGgtgcttttcatctttttaaactATATTTATCCCCAGATGGAAGAGACTATTTCAGTGGCAAATTTTTGAACCTTTTTCTCAGTCTTGAAAACTTATGATTTTAGGGACAGGTGGCTAAGTAACTCCattgttttcaataaaatgcatttactttACTAATATAATAATCCCTTTCTAGAAATACATTCCTAAAGTACTACATAAATTTTACTCACATTTCTTAAGGGAACAACCACACatttatttggattttctgTTATTAATAACAAGTGAAGTGAAAAGTCAAACGGTATAATTTCTTACCAATCATATAACAAATATGTTGTCTTGGTCTTCTGTTGTAATACATCATCTATTTGGGGATCATAATAAGGATGCTACAGTGAAATGGCCAAGCAATAGGTTAATAGGAAGAGACAGGTATGGCTGTATTTATTACATGATGAAGTGCCTTTATGCCCATGACTGCAGTGACTTCTGAAATATCCTGTTTTTCAACAGATCTGCTGTGAATTAGAAGAATGTCAGAATCCTTGTTTGGAGCTGGATCCTCTAGAATGTGAATGTGACCAAGTTCTTATTTATCATCAAGAAAATTCTTTGGTGACCTGTGATCAAATTTTTCTCCTAATTAAGGAAGTTATAAATAGAAGGCAACCAGAAATGGTATCAAACAGTAGAACTTCTTCTACTGAAGCTGTTGCTGGAAGTGCTCCACTTTCACAAGGATCTTCTGGTATTATGGAGTTGTACGGTTCTGATGTAGAACCACAGCCCAGTTCTGCCAATTTTACAGAAAATCCTCAAGATCTAAATGGGTCTATGCAAGCCCACATTGATGTTAATGTAGACCTTGTGAGTCCAGACAGTGGCTTGGCTACCATTAGAAGCAGCCGGTCTTCCAAGGagagttctgtttttcttagtGATGATAGCCCTGTTGCAGAAGGTGGTGCTTCGCATCACAGTCTTCTGCCTGGCTTTGATTCCTATAGCCCTATTCCTGAAGGAGCAATAGCTGAAGAACAAAAGTCTCAGTCAGGAAACAATAGTGATAACTTCGATCTTTTCAATTTTGATCTAGCACCCATGGTTACAGCTCCATCTGAGTCATCTTCTCGTTCTGTTGATTGTTCCCCAGCAGATGACTATTTTCTCAATAGTGATTCATCAGAAGGGCATCAACTCACTCTGAAGAAAGAACTTGAGGAGGCAAACCTGTTAGATAATGATACAGCAAATTATTCAACTGACTTCCTTATGACAAAAATTGAGGAAGACAACCTGGCTGAATTTGATGAGAATCCAGGAGAAATTTGTGAGAAAACTTCCAGTTTGATTGATTTAGTTGAAGGTGATTCTTCTTCACCAGAAATGTTGAAATCTGCTGATTCAAGAATTCCACCAACTCCTATGAATAGTCTTGTAGATACTTCACCATTAGATAATGGGCAGCCTTTAATTTTCTCACAAGAtgtcataaaaaaaattaatgaaatagaTGGCACAAATTACTCTCAGTCTCGTGTTAGATATGGGAGCTGGTGGGATGGCTTTGACTTAGATTCCAGAAATGCTGATGCATGGAGTTCAAGTGAGCAGGAATCTGTATTTCAGAGTCCTGTCTTATGGAAAGATTCTAAGGAAAGTCCCTTGCTACAAGAACATACTGATAGAAGAGCCTCAGATTCTGTGTTCCTCCAAAAACAGCCAAAGCAAATGGAATATATGAAAGCAGGTCTGTGGGATAATCAGTTTAAACAAGATAGTTGGAACCATGGGaatcaagagaaaaacagtgaacAGTCTTGTTTGGAAACTGCTTCTTTAGACGAGACAAAGCAAGAAGCAGAGAGCTTTACAGACCTGTGGAAGGTCAGCCAGCCAACACCTGTGATGTCAGATGCATGGTGTAGTGGCGAAGGAAAAGGTAGTCAGCTAGCTGGAGACTCTTACAAAATCTGGACTGAGTTTGATGAAGGAAATGCTGATAGATCCTCAGAAAATGTGTGGAACATGCCCGAACTAGAGAGAGAATTAAAATCAGTGAATATTCCTGAGGAATGGGCCATATCAAAAACTGTTTTATCAGATTCTTCAGATATCATAGTGGACAATGAGACTGAAAATCCAGAAGTGTGGGATAAAGGAAGTTGTTATTCAATAGAAGACCatggaaaatctgaaaacataaattttgttttcaacaatATGCAAAATAATTCCAAGCTGAACACAGGGGAAAAAGCTGTGTTTGGTGATCCTAAACATAGaccaaaaccatttaaaaatatagacaCCTGGAATACGTATGataaaaacatcagaaaagaaGTAACAGAAGTAGTGGTGCCATGGGAGGATACCTTCTTATACAAAAACTCAGATCTTAGTTCCTCAAATGTAACAGAAGATTTAGTTATTTCTCCACCAGACACCAATTATTCAACATCTGATTCATATATATCACCTACCTATGtggaagatgaaagagaaaatgaggacAAGGGTTTTGATGAAGAAACAGTTACTGGTAAATTCATTAACAAAGATTTGGCTGAGTCAAAAGTGCTTGAGAAATCAAGTGAGGAACCATTATCTCCTAACAATATGCCTTTTTCAAATACTAGAAATACAGATATCTGGAACACTCCACTAAACAACATCACCCAGttacaagaaagaaattctgaagtTCCAGTTCTTTCTGCCTCTGCTAAACCGTTTCTTAATTCAGAACAAACAAATGATCTATGTTTTTCAACTGAATCATGTActagtgaaaataattttcctgtatctgaaaacagaagagtGACACTGGCATATAATCAAACAGTGAATGATTTATCACCCTCACAGAATGAATTAAATACTAGACAGACAGCAGCTGACAATGCAGAAACAGTGGGCAGTGTTCTTGTAGAAGACACAAACACCTCTATGCCAACTTCAGAAACTGAGAATGGCTTGAATCTTAAAATATGTGACTTGGGGAGTGAGATACTTAGTAAGAATGCAGCACAAAACACTGCTGGTATGGATGAAGAGCTGGATAGTCAGGattcagtgctgcagctgaactcATGGGATTTACAGAGTGGGCAGGGTAATGAGGAAGGCTGGAATAATGCCATTGTCATCTCTAAGGAAGGAGAAGAATGTAAGAGAACACATGAGACAAGTGGACAGCAGATGATTAATGACGTTTGTAATAAACCAGTGCAAGAGGACAATGAACCTTCAGGTAAAACAGATCTGGAAGAAAACGAGTCAACAACTGAAGTTGCCACCTCCccagaaaaaatgagaaatagtGTTAGTTTGGAAACGTTAATTACAGAGAATGAGTCATTTTCTAATCAAAGCAATCCAGTTAGTCAGGAAGATAGAAAAGACGTGTTGCAGAATAGTTTAGAATCTTCAAGTATTTCTGCAGGAGGCAGAAATTACAAGTTTTTTGATCACCCCTTACCACAGAATTACAATTACAATGAAATgtcacagctgctttctgaggGAGCTGAAGAAGAGGCTACAGTGATGGAGGATGTGACAAGTCCAAAGACggaaagtatttctgaaagttCTGACAAGGGTAGTGATAatcctgaaaataattcttctaAAATGCCTGGCAGCTCAGGTGTCTGGAATGACTCTGGAAAGAATGGTTGTGGCCAAGCCACATCAATTCCTTTGATGGATAAaccacaagaaccactgggAGAAGGGCAAGAATGCTTACATGAAGTGACTTCTAACCATCCAGACATTTGTAATTCTGAGTtagtgtcttttaaaaatagctctgaACTGATGAGGACCAATGAAAATTCTTTCACAGATGAGTTTAAGAACAGTCCTTCTGGATTTGTTAGTGTTCCTGATACTACACATACGTCTGTGGTGGAAagttcattttcatttgaaataggTTCTGGGAGaaatgaaaactctgaaaattTAGAACCTGCTAATAATCTTTATGAAGAGCCATTTGCAGTGCTTAATGACAGGTTTCCGCAAACTGCTTGGGATTCACAGCCATGTGAAGATTTGCAGTCTCCTGGAACAAGTCCTGAGGCAAGCGAAATCCTTGAAATAGCAAATACCACAAGCAGCCTTTCAAAAGATATACAGATCAAAAGCTATTTGGAAGAAGATAATGTGTGGAGTAATTCAATAAATGATTATACACACTCAAGTGGAACAAGTCCTGATTTAAGCGATGCATCTGTGAATGTGTGGGGAGATCTTCCAGCTGCTAGTCATCATGAAAGAAGCAGGGATATGTGggagattaaaaataataaaaatcttgaAGATTCTTgtaaaaagaaggaatttgggaaagaatacaaagaagaatttgaaataAGTGGCAAAGAGAACAAAGTTCCTAAAAGCTTAGATTTTTGGAATGCCCATGTAGATGACGATACTGTATCTTCTTTATCAAGTCCTGACATAAATGAAGATTCAGAGAATTCAGAGGCACATCCAGAAGTGATTAATGAAGATTCAATgtgtgaaaacaaacagcacaaagcATCTGAAAAGGGAGAGGATTATGTTCAGTCCAATGCAACAAGTCCTGAAGCTAATGAAGACAATTTAGCTGCAAAAACTAGGGTGGGAGAGAAGGTCTTGATAGGAATCTTCAATGAAAATTCTGAAACAATTGAAGCCAGGAAGGTATTGCAGGAGGGTATGACTACTGACTTTATTGACCATAGTAAGACTCCTGAATCTACTACAGGGCACAGTAAAACACCTGAGGAAAGAACTCGGGTGAgtattttcaatgaaaaaacaGATACTGGGGAAGACTTATATTCGTATCAAATGAACAAAGATCCTACATTGACTTCTGCTGCTGGTGATAAAGAAGAGCATTCTTCAAAAGCTGTAGATAGGTGGAATATGTCACTGGAAGCTGATTTAAGAACTAATCCAAAGTCCACAGTAGGAACACCTGATTTTCCAGATAACCGTTCAGAGTGGTGGAGTTCACAACCttgtgaagaaaagcagttgGAAGATCAGTATTCTTTTTCAAGTCACTTTGTAACAAACCAGTTAGGAAACAGTAAAGAGGACTCCTGTGATTCCCCTTCACAAGATGAAGAACTAACAGAAGCACATTTCACAGGTAATGATGAAAATCAGCCTGCCCTCCTGTACtctgatgaaaaagaaaatgaaagactgCTACATTCTATCAATAGTCCTGATGGTCAGATAAATAAAGACACTTCACAGTTCCAACAATTTGATTCTTTCACACTggataaagaagaaaaggagttGATAGAGCAGTTGTTTTCTACAGATGAGGAAAATCAACTGACTCCACAGAATTCTTTCTCAGATGAGGAACGAACTGTACCAAATACATCAGTTCAAGCAATCAGTGTACTGGATCTACCAAAAGACAGTGAGGGAAATGCAAGTCTCATTCCTCAAGGACAACAGGAGGACACCTGTGAAATATTAGAAGTGCACAACTCCATGCCAGGCACTTTCACTGTAGAAGACTTATCTtttgaaatgacagaaaagtcAAGTCCAGAGTGGAATATATTAGTTCCCCAAACTGTGCTTATCCCAGATATTTTACAGGATAATACACAAGAAAGTAATCAGCAGTTTTCAGTGGAACCTGACCTGTGGACTAATGCTGAGCAGATTGTCCCTTTGATGAAATCAGATGGTGAAAATCCTGATATTTTAAATCACTGTGACCAAGGCAATGGTTCAGAGTCATCAAGCAGTCCTGTTGTGTGCCAGGAATATGGAGCTAAGCATGCCTCTATCCCATCTTCTCAGATTGCAGTGGAGCCTGAAGACAAAGACAGTCAGCCAATTCACTTGAGGTCGAATATGAGTAAAGAGGCAGATTTTGATTCAGAGTATCAGTTAGTAATGCAGAAGGTGGAGACGCACTCTGAAAATGGTCATCCCCAGGACTATGAACCAGTAAAGACCAACGATTTCTATCAGTTTACCTCTTCTAACCCTCAGGAGCCTCCTGAATTTGCAATTCCAGAAGAAGACAGTCTAGAAAATAAGCTGATTTCTGACCCTGCTGAGTCAGCTGAAATTGCCAGTGAAGTTGTAAAAGTACCATACTTAGATCTGAAAGACATGTTCCATGAAAGTTTCACTCATGCAAGCCATCAAGGAACACCAACTGATACAGCTCAAATAGCGACCTCCCAAATGCATTTGCTTCCCATGGATTTCAATCAACCTGATAGGGCAGaacaaagcttaaaaaaaattagtgccTTGGGTGAAGttgtaaaatattctgataCTGACCACCCAGCAGTAACTGGTGATGAGCTAGATAGGTCAGAAGAATGTGTGGATGAATCTGACACAGGGATAGAACATAGTATCAAGAACACATCAGTGACTAATGTCCTGGCAGGCACATGTGGTGGAATGAACGTAGTGGCACTACTAGGCAGtgaggcagcagaagggaaatcAAAGGATGAACAGACACTCTTTCCCAAGTCCTTCCTACCTGATGGTAGTGAAGGCGATGAATCTGATTCAAATAATCAACTGTTCGATGACACAACAAAAGAATATGAAGCTGTAATTGAACATGATGTTCCTGTGTTTAAGGAAATACCCAGTGACCAATCACCAGCGGTGTGTACTCCACCATCCTCTGCATCTTTTGATGCTGAACTCTCTGGCAGCAGAGAGTATGCAAACAGTGAGCTCTTGTTACAGCAGCCATTTTATGACAGCATTTCTTTGGGAAAACGGCTaccactgccagctcctccaAAAGGTGCAGAAGGCATCCTAATGACCGAAGATAAGGTGTCTGAAACATCCACAGAGTGCCTTCAGGAAAATCTCACCTCAGTACCATCGCTCTCCATGTCTGAAGTAACTCGACCAGATTCTGATTTTTTGACAGGAAAATCTGAAGCAGAAACAACTGATCCTAACTCACCACCAGGTGGAGATAGAAGATCATGTGATGGTAAGAAAATATGCTTTCCAGGGCAAACGCATGGGACGGAGAAAGGAGGAAGTGTCTGGAGTATTACTGCTTAATGAGGAGGCTTTGAGTGTAGTGTGGAGTTTGTGTGTCTCCCTAATGTACAAAACGTGTACTGTGGAAAGAGCTCTAGTGTCATTCGCTCAGACAGATCTAAAGCTTTTAAACAGTGAAGTAGGAACataatttctgttgtttgtACAGGGCCTAGCTTATAGGACACTGAGTCGTTTGTCCCTTGGGAATGATTGCCATGTTAATGTATAACCTTTAACAAtaatgatgatggtgatgatgtTATAAAATTCCAGTACACATTAACAGAGCATAGCAGACTGAGAAGAGCTTTACCTCACAGTGCTGATTAAAGGATGTTATGGTGACTAAATCAGtaattcaaaaattaaaaagagttTCTATTTGCCTGTTCTTTTAGAAGCTGACTCCCTACTTTGTAGggagaaaaagctgagaaattcCCCTAAGAGCCCTGAACTGGAAAGCACAGAGAGTAAGGAAGATGTGAGGATGCAGATGCTCCCAGCTTCACTGGAGATGGATTACATCCTTGTTACTGAGGAGGAAAGTATACCTGCAACGAATGATACCCTTGAaagaagtgaaattaattttgtatttcaagaaTCCCATGAAGGCTTTTCACCAGGCTCCTTGGATACCTTTCAGCCAATCTCCATTTCTAATGAAAGCAAAGATCACCTTGTTTGTGGGACTGGGCGGGACACTATTCACTTAGAAGAGAAAAGTTCTTCTATTGTGCCTCAAAAGCTGGATGGTGAAAGGAAATCACAGGAAAGCTGTGGGCAAGATGAGGGTTGGATTATATTGGGCCAAAATGAAGTAAGCGACATATCACCTGAAGAAATTTCTGTCAAGACAGAGATGCCAAAATCAGGGTCCAGACATCCTGGTGAAGAACTGGCAGCTGTTGGAGCACAGGAATTGATTCTTGACACTTGGACAGAATTTCAGGTCGAAACTCCTCTTCAGAAATCTTTTGAACATGAAGGCTGTTCTCCTTCAGATGGCCTGACTGCTGAGAACATGAGTTCGGGCATTGCAGGAACATCAGAGTTGCAGGTAGTTGGTGGTGATAGTACATGGGAAGCAAATTCTCAGCAGAGGCTTGGGAATAATGTAGCAACAGAACAAGAAATGACGGAGGAAACGGTTCTTCTCAACAGTGACAGAGAACTGAATCAAAAATTAAGGTAAGTAAAATTCaacctgttttctttcaaaagtctTCTGTTAATTTGTTATCTATGTTACTGAAGTGTGTGCCATTATGAATAGATGGCAAGACTTTAAAGTCTGAAGTATGCAATGTATTTACATTCTTTAACTATCAATGTGTTTCTCCCTTTCTAAAAACAGATTCTTCCTTCTTGGTTGCTTGATATGAGCCGAATTAGGGTTGTTTTGCAATTGGTTTGAAGGTCACTGTCTTGCAGGGTTAAatctctcttccttcccactGATTGTATAACCGACCTTTAAATCTGAAACAGATGTGGCCAGGGAATACATTCCAAAGCCAGGTACTGATGGTATTGCCAGTCCATAATGAGATTATGGAGGGATCAAAGTGAAGTGCTATCTCTACCCCATGCAGAACTGCTGGGAAGGAAGACAGGAGGGAGTCAAGGCTCAGAGTCAGAAAACGTGCTGCTTatagaggagagaaaagcatGAGGGAAGGTTGTGGTCTTTGTGATTATTTTCAAGCTCTAGTTGGATCAGAGCAGCATTTTTGACTGTTTGAATTGAACTGGCAGTTGAGGCAGATTGGGTACAAATGGACCTGCCTTTGGGTGGACATGcagcctctgtgctggcagcattACTACTGCCAAGTGACTCTCTGCTGTGTCAGCAGATGGAGTGAGGGGTGGCCCTCTTGACTGCATTTACTGTAGTGTATTGGAGAGGATGCTTCTGTTGTTGACTTCTTAGTTTGCAAACAGCAGGTTGCCagcaaaagagaggaaaatctTCAGAAGTGTTAGCAGAAGATGAGCACTCATCAGATCTGTAGAGTCTGAAGTAGACCAAATATTCAGTGCTTGACCTTGAAACTAGAAAAAGTATGGTGGGTTGGCACAATATTTCTGTTGCATCCCATCCTCTTAAGCTTCTAAATTccattccagaagaaaaagtagaaattttgaaatattctataaaagagaaatctgggagaagcaaaacaagcaaaatttcCAAGCAGCTGTTTTGCATCCATGCTGTTGTGTGGAAGGGTGGCTTAGGATCTTCCAATCCAGGAAAAC encodes:
- the PRUNE2 gene encoding protein prune homolog 2 isoform X9; its protein translation is MEEFLQRAQSRLNRSKCLEKVHVVLGNKPCDLDSLISTLAYAYFLEKVSPPDVLCLPVLNIPRRDFSYFTETRFILEELNIPESFHIFRDEINLHQLNAEGKLSLTLVNSNMLTSEDKSLESAVVKVINPDEQCDRSLELQACSSSLVVKEILQKAPELITQQLAYLLRGSILFKCMSLEADRITEQQEKVLSILEEKFPDLPPREQIISVLQETQFNAQAGVIIEEIMLKDLKEISDGEIKVAISTVYMSLEDCILHRSLIGDLKAFVDKYGFDVLVILANCLSDEKQTKQQIAVYSENVELGNQICCELEECQNPCLELDPLECECDQVLIYHQENSLVTCDQIFLLIKEVINRRQPEMVSNSRTSSTEAVAGSAPLSQGSSGIMELYGSDVEPQPSSANFTENPQDLNGSMQAHIDVNVDLVSPDSGLATIRSSRSSKESSVFLSDDSPVAEGGASHHSLLPGFDSYSPIPEGAIAEEQKSQSGNNSDNFDLFNFDLAPMVTAPSESSSRSVDCSPADDYFLNSDSSEGHQLTLKKELEEANLLDNDTANYSTDFLMTKIEEDNLAEFDENPGEICEKTSSLIDLVEGDSSSPEMLKSADSRIPPTPMNSLVDTSPLDNGQPLIFSQDVIKKINEIDGTNYSQSRVRYGSWWDGFDLDSRNADAWSSSEQESVFQSPVLWKDSKESPLLQEHTDRRASDSVFLQKQPKQMEYMKAGLWDNQFKQDSWNHGNQEKNSEQSCLETASLDETKQEAESFTDLWKVSQPTPVMSDAWCSGEGKGSQLAGDSYKIWTEFDEGNADRSSENVWNMPELERELKSVNIPEEWAISKTVLSDSSDIIVDNETENPEVWDKGSCYSIEDHGKSENINFVFNNMQNNSKLNTGEKAVFGDPKHRPKPFKNIDTWNTYDKNIRKEVTEVVVPWEDTFLYKNSDLSSSNVTEDLVISPPDTNYSTSDSYISPTYVEDERENEDKGFDEETVTGKFINKDLAESKVLEKSSEEPLSPNNMPFSNTRNTDIWNTPLNNITQLQERNSEVPVLSASAKPFLNSEQTNDLCFSTESCTSENNFPVSENRRVTLAYNQTVNDLSPSQNELNTRQTAADNAETVGSVLVEDTNTSMPTSETENGLNLKICDLGSEILSKNAAQNTAGMDEELDSQDSVLQLNSWDLQSGQGNEEGWNNAIVISKEGEECKRTHETSGQQMINDVCNKPVQEDNEPSGKTDLEENESTTEVATSPEKMRNSVSLETLITENESFSNQSNPVSQEDRKDVLQNSLESSSISAGGRNYKFFDHPLPQNYNYNEMSQLLSEGAEEEATVMEDVTSPKTESISESSDKGSDNPENNSSKMPGSSGVWNDSGKNGCGQATSIPLMDKPQEPLGEGQECLHEVTSNHPDICNSELVSFKNSSELMRTNENSFTDEFKNSPSGFVSVPDTTHTSVVESSFSFEIGSGRNENSENLEPANNLYEEPFAVLNDRFPQTAWDSQPCEDLQSPGTSPEASEILEIANTTSSLSKDIQIKSYLEEDNVWSNSINDYTHSSGTSPDLSDASVNVWGDLPAASHHERSRDMWEIKNNKNLEDSCKKKEFGKEYKEEFEISGKENKVPKSLDFWNAHVDDDTVSSLSSPDINEDSENSEAHPEVINEDSMCENKQHKASEKGEDYVQSNATSPEANEDNLAAKTRVGEKVLIGIFNENSETIEARKVLQEGMTTDFIDHSKTPESTTGHSKTPEERTRVSIFNEKTDTGEDLYSYQMNKDPTLTSAAGDKEEHSSKAVDRWNMSLEADLRTNPKSTVGTPDFPDNRSEWWSSQPCEEKQLEDQYSFSSHFVTNQLGNSKEDSCDSPSQDEELTEAHFTGNDENQPALLYSDEKENERLLHSINSPDGQINKDTSQFQQFDSFTLDKEEKELIEQLFSTDEENQLTPQNSFSDEERTVPNTSVQAISVLDLPKDSEGNASLIPQGQQEDTCEILEVHNSMPGTFTVEDLSFEMTEKSSPEWNILVPQTVLIPDILQDNTQESNQQFSVEPDLWTNAEQIVPLMKSDGENPDILNHCDQGNGSESSSSPVVCQEYGAKHASIPSSQIAVEPEDKDSQPIHLRSNMSKEADFDSEYQLVMQKVETHSENGHPQDYEPVKTNDFYQFTSSNPQEPPEFAIPEEDSLENKLISDPAESAEIASEVVKVPYLDLKDMFHESFTHASHQGTPTDTAQIATSQMHLLPMDFNQPDRAEQSLKKISALGEVVKYSDTDHPAVTGDELDRSEECVDESDTGIEHSIKNTSVTNVLAGTCGGMNVVALLGSEAAEGKSKDEQTLFPKSFLPDGSEGDESDSNNQLFDDTTKEYEAVIEHDVPVFKEIPSDQSPAVCTPPSSASFDAELSGSREYANSELLLQQPFYDSISLGKRLPLPAPPKGAEGILMTEDKVSETSTECLQENLTSVPSLSMSEVTRPDSDFLTGKSEAETTDPNSPPGGDRRSCDEADSLLCREKKLRNSPKSPELESTESKEDVRMQMLPASLEMDYILVTEEESIPATNDTLERSEINFVFQESHEGFSPGSLDTFQPISISNESKDHLVCGTGRDTIHLEEKSSSIVPQKLDGERKSQESCGQDEGWIILGQNEVSDISPEEISVKTEMPKSGSRHPGEELAAVGAQELILDTWTEFQVETPLQKSFEHEGCSPSDGLTAENMSSGIAGTSELQVVGGDSTWEANSQQRLGNNVATEQEMTEETVLLNSDRELNQKLRLVQEDVGMDIPLAEGVLSPSSTEMRPEPPNSLDLNGSQPRRIKLTAPNINLSLDQSEGSVLSDDNLDTPDEIDINVDDLDTPDEADSFEYTGQEEQTAAKDASQEESESIPEYTAEEEREDNRLWRTVVIGEQEQRIDMRVIEPYKKVISHGGYYGDGLNAIIVFTACFLPDSSRTDYNYVMENLFLYVISTLELMVAEDYMIVYLNGATPRRRMPGLGWMKKCYQMIDRRLRKNLKSFIIVHPSWFIRTILAVTRPFISSKFSSKIQYINTLAELREMIPMEYVHIPDSIVNKCPRY